The Acinetobacter sp. GSS19 genome includes a region encoding these proteins:
- a CDS encoding exonuclease SbcCD subunit D C-terminal domain-containing protein yields MTVHFLHTSDWHLGQFFYGHSRQYEHEQFLAWLLEQIAQQQPHALLIAGDLFDVINPASSAQKQLYQFLADAHQRAPHMQTLMIAGNHDSGYRIEQVEPLLEKYNAKTVGIVHWNADRTLDFDRLIIPIHDAQGQIVAWCVALPFLRPAEITGYNDATADTSRAIEYIHQRVIAEAKARKSPEQALILMTHAHLQGAETSDSERQIVIGNQEALSTQLFGDEVDYVALGHLHKPQKVQHEHIRYSGAPIPLSFSEIHYPHQVLNIHIQPQQQQKLAIEKLSIPRTIPLYRLAGELDEVLQQLRDLPNGAAQAIDQRAFVDIEYFSLKPPPPDLRLQIEKLLPEQQYRLVRISRKLVNTDQTANMTSKIDLVPPTPESLFHDLWEKMGYEQDPEVMQDFLTLLGEANDALHPTEP; encoded by the coding sequence ATGACGGTTCACTTCTTACACACATCGGATTGGCATTTGGGACAATTCTTCTACGGCCATTCACGTCAGTATGAACATGAACAGTTCTTGGCCTGGTTACTCGAACAGATTGCACAGCAACAGCCCCATGCCTTACTCATCGCCGGGGATTTGTTTGATGTGATCAATCCCGCTTCGAGTGCGCAAAAACAACTCTATCAGTTTCTTGCCGATGCCCATCAGCGAGCCCCCCATATGCAGACCCTGATGATTGCCGGTAACCATGATTCAGGTTACCGCATTGAACAGGTGGAGCCCTTGCTAGAAAAATATAACGCCAAAACCGTGGGAATCGTGCACTGGAATGCTGACCGGACACTTGATTTCGACCGCCTGATTATCCCGATCCATGATGCCCAGGGACAAATTGTGGCCTGGTGTGTCGCTTTACCTTTTTTACGCCCTGCCGAAATCACCGGTTATAACGACGCAACAGCGGACACCAGTCGTGCCATTGAGTACATCCATCAACGGGTTATTGCCGAAGCCAAGGCACGAAAAAGCCCTGAACAGGCACTCATTCTCATGACCCATGCCCATTTACAGGGGGCAGAAACATCGGACTCCGAACGCCAGATTGTGATTGGCAATCAGGAAGCACTCTCCACGCAATTGTTTGGAGATGAAGTTGATTATGTAGCACTCGGGCATTTACATAAACCGCAAAAGGTTCAGCATGAGCATATCCGTTACAGTGGGGCACCGATTCCGCTGTCCTTTAGTGAAATTCACTACCCGCATCAGGTTCTGAATATCCATATTCAGCCCCAGCAGCAACAAAAATTAGCGATCGAGAAATTATCCATTCCGAGAACCATCCCTTTATATCGGCTCGCAGGCGAACTCGATGAAGTCCTTCAACAACTACGCGATTTACCCAATGGTGCGGCACAAGCGATTGACCAGCGGGCTTTTGTGGATATTGAATATTTCAGCCTGAAGCCACCACCACCCGATTTGCGTCTGCAAATTGAGAAACTGCTACCAGAACAACAATATCGTCTGGTTCGGATCAGCCGGAAACTGGTCAATACAGACCAAACTGCCAATATGACCTCTAAAATTGATCTGGTCCCCCCAACCCCGGAAAGCCTGTTTCATGACTTATGGGAAAAAATGGGCTATGAACAGGATCCTGAAGTCATGCAGGACTTTCTCACGTTGCTGGGCGAGGCGAACGATGCCTTGCATCCAACTGAACCTTAG